One bacterium genomic window, TTTCAAGACCATGCACGGTTACGGGAAATGGCTGCAGCTTTCGGTGTTCCAGTGCCGGTTGAGCAGGATGCGCTATCTTCAGATGGAGGCTCTCCTGGGAGAGTTCGTCAATCAGAAAACGGACCACGTTCTGATCCTGGATATGGGCCCCGCGGATTCGGTCAAACCGCGCGTTCAGAGCATCGGGAGACCCTTTGAACCTGTTGAACGGATTCCTGTGATCGTTTGATGCCGGGATGCGGCGAGCGGTGACGTGCTGAATATATCCACGGGACCCCTCGAAGGATCGCAGCTCTTTGAA contains:
- the cas2 gene encoding CRISPR-associated endonuclease Cas2; its protein translation is MERLFIVAYDIQDPKRWRRVFKTMHGYGKWLQLSVFQCRLSRMRYLQMEALLGEFVNQKTDHVLILDMGPADSVKPRVQSIGRPFEPVERIPVIV